In Elephas maximus indicus isolate mEleMax1 chromosome 16, mEleMax1 primary haplotype, whole genome shotgun sequence, the sequence CCTATCTGCACTACTTTTCcaaaataaatgcattttaagTAGAAAACGGGAGTTTGGTTTTCATATTAAGACAGCATTTAAACACTATTAATTCATCATAATTTGGAATAAAACTATTCCTAAGTCATAACTCTTCATATAATTTCCTTGTTAAAAATGGAATAACGTGGCAATCTAATTCCCAGTAACCTACTGGAACACTGTTATGGGGATACTTACCCTTAAGTAAAATCCACTCATTTAGACCATTTAAGGGTGAAGGCATACATAAACTAGTAGAAGTCTAATAAGAAATCATTTTTGCATCTTTCCAATACGTTCTAAAAATGCAACTTCAATATTAACATTACTAAGCAGCAGCCCCAACGAAGACTTTCAATTAGGTAAGATTTGGGCATACCGACCAAAGCGTTTAGAATGTTTCTAAAACTCCTTTTCCAAACACAGTCTTTACACACAGATACTACCAAAGATCAACCTATTGTTGCTAGATGTCATCAAGTcaaatttggactcatagcgactccatgtgacagagttgagctgccccataggatcttctaggctgtaatctttacgggagcagaccaccaggtctttctcccttggagtggctaggggccgggggtgggggtttggacagccaaccttttggttagcagatgagtgcttaaccactacagtaccagggctcctcaccaaaAGACAAATCCTTGTCCTCGGGTCaattaactcatagtgaccctacagaacaaagtacaactgcctcactgggtttccaaggagcagctgatgggttcgaactgccaaacttttggtagccgagctcttaaccactgctccaccagggctcctaggcagAGTAAAATGATAGTTCCCACATTTGTGGACTCCAAATTAAAGGTTTTCCTATATTAACATTCAACAACAGAGCATACACTTTTGGAGGGATATGAACGTCTACTCCTTATATCCAgagattaaattttaatttaataaaggTAATGGGCTTTTAACTTACACAGAACCTAAGAAAATAAGTCATGAATACACTCCACACACCAAACTGTTTTGTGGCAGCCTAGAAGGAATAACATGCAATAAACGACAATAAGAAAAAGCCACTTATCATATAATCTAGTCTTTATTGAAAGACTTACTTCAACTGTGGTTTACAGCTTTGGCTTAAGTTGGCCAGTCATTTTAGCCTCACTGCCAGCAGGCATAAAAATCAAGTGGGAATGGCATGGGGGAAAATACTAGTAGAGAGATTATTAGAGCAAAGAAGATGGCAGTCAGAAACACATCACCAAAATAAATCTCGAAATAATTACgaaacaaaaaacattttcttGCATGCCAAAGAATCTCTGCTGCTGTTTTTAATAAACATGGAAAATGCAATGATTCTTAGGCTTAAATTGGATCAAGATAGCACTGACTTTGGTTTGGGTTAAAAAATAGTCTGAGTCTGTGTTATCTTGGCAGTTGTATTTTGAAACAGTTCATTTAATTTGGATAAGTagatctatattttaaaaatcatttaatatGAAATAACTTCCATTAACTGAACCGATCATGAATTCCTGTTCTCTCAGATTAGACCAAGGGCACTTCAATCAGATGCTTACTGTAGCACTATACCTAGAGGTGGATAATCATAGAACGTGAAACTGGGAAACGCTGCAGCTATATTTAGCTGTCAGTTATCTCAATAAGCTACTTAATTTACTGGCGGACCAAAATGAACAAACTGAGAATTTAACAGTCTTTatcaatacaagaaaaaaagtcttTAGTTATTCAAGTTTCATGTATCTTCATGGAATTTTTAACCAGGAAGCATAATTGATATAATTTCTTGAATGTTCtccttataaaatataaagttAACGTCTTCAAAAACATCCCCCAAAgacactaaccacaaacaaaagatATCAGCACAAGTTTTATAAGAGTGTAACAGATGACGAATGTAGTTAAAACTAAGTGCCATAAAAAATGTGGCCCAAAGATGAGGAACTTCAGACCCTGTAAATTTTTACGAGGAATACATTTGACTGTATTTGTAAGCAGGGGATGAAGTAATACTAAAACTATTGTGGTCACTAATTTATAAAACCATCATTATTTTAAAGCTAATTGCAAGACTTCAAAAGCTTAAAAAATAGTAATTTGTGGGTTCAAGTTGCATCTTACTACTTAACCAGAAAGGGTTATTTTCTCATTTTGGTGCTCAGGCCTCAAAACATTTCAAATACACTCCTGAAGCATCTGCACCCCCTAGCTGTCACAGTTCATATACACAGGGTTGTCTCTCTTTCATTTCTGTTCTGAAAGAAATCTGAGGCAGTTTTTACCCACACAGCCTGAAGAGTCCCTCAGAAGCAACCCTTAGTCTTACACATCTTCCTGATCAATTCATTTACAGACTCCGCATACAAAGCACTCAGCCTCTGCTCAGGCTTGTCGTTTCACGCACACTACCTACCCACTTAGAGTAAAGAGTTAGCAAGTCACAGCTCTGTGGACTATTTAAACTGAATACCCAATTATACACTGGTACAACCAACTGTCTAAATAAGATGTCTTagcaatttgttaaaaaaattattggGCAAAATAgatctaattttaaaaaacaccccaaaatttttaaaaaacacttataCTATACAACTTATAGGAACCTTGAATTAGGTTTACAAGGTTTCGAATCAAGGTATTTACATACCAAATGAtgtaaagcaaaaaaagaaaaaaaaattctcatttctaatattttaagaTGTACTAATGGATTAAAGATTTGTATGAAATTAAAGTTAAGGCTTTTTCTGTGTAATAATttgtgtaattttaattttacataGTAGCCAACCTTGGAAATGTCAGTCTTGAACATTCTTATCATTCACTGCCTTCAAAGCAGCGAGCGTGTTAAGTGTTACTTCAGATAATTACATTGCTGCTACTTCCAGGACGAAGCATGCTTTTTAAACACTGTAGTTATTCAATATTTACAATGTATATCATTCAAACTTCATGTAAAAGCACAAGTATGACTGTCTGACTTTAATACAAACACCATACTTGGGAGTTCCCCCCTCCCCAAATGAAACGTCATTTACTACAGTTTTAATAATCAACACTTTTTGACGTTTTAAAAATATGTCTGGATGTGGACCACCAACATTCGCCCAAGTAACTCAGACAATGCTGCTCCTTATTTAGGCTGCAAATTTTCTTTATCAGTCTGGCTTCAGTTTCTTTAGGCACAGAGAAAGTAAGTATTTCCTCCAAAGGTGACTCCGAATCATGCCTTTCTGCCGAGTGTCACGCAGTTTCCTGCTGACTTCCACTGTGGTCCACcttggggcgggggcggggagtaTCAGGATGAGCTTATATGTGGCTCCCAGTTTTTCACAATCCTCCctttttttgctcttttaaaaacaCAGTGAGTTAAAATACTGAACAGCAAGATAAAAATGGAATCGTGTCTAGGATTCAAAATGTATCACCCACTTCTATTATATCAAAATTTGCAGTCAGGGTTGTCTTTATTGactttattttagtttttgtacACAAAGAAAAATCATGTTCATATCCATCATGAACAAAAACTTAAAAAGGCAGAACTAGAAGACATGTGTCCTTCACCAAAGCAAAGCTGTGCTAAAGGTTCCAAacatttcaattttaaaataaatattttcattttccgaTGTCTACTTTCATGTCTTCAGAGTGTCATAGGAAACTGAAGCCTATCATGAATTAAATTTTGCTTAGAGTCCCAGCTCACTGCGTTTGGTAACTTGCCATACCATATCCAGCTTGGTTAGGAGGAGGTATTACGGGGGGAGGAGCTTGTCCTTGGGGAGGCTGAGCACCAAATCCACCCATCCAAGCAGCAGAAGGTGATTgacttgggaggaaaaaaaaaaatcttcagcaaacaaaaaagaaaaaaaaatcacctatacatTTATACCAAAATCTAGACAAGCCTAATCACAGACAAATAGAATTAACAAATCTATATCAaatagagcaaagaaaaaaatatatatatatgtgtagaaTACAAATCCCTAACTATGACTATTAGTCTTAAATTTTTAAGATAATCACTTTaattttaactcttctctgaaaagtgACTTTAAAAGAGGTAATTCAACACATAATCCACCCATAATATACTGCATACATGGTGTATCAACTTATAAGAAATTCCAAAACACAAATTCATGTTGAAAAGAGTCTCAGAAGGAGGAACCAGTGAAAATAAAGGTCAGGgcctggaagaaaaaaacagtacAAAGGAGAGCAACCCACTCTATCaacaaagagagaggaaaaagctACTTTATATCAGATCAATTTCTAAACAAATACCTTTTACatgcaaaaataaacaataacctaATATTTTAGAAATGTAAACCAAATTCTACCAACTGCTTACAGGGATAGAACACACCAAATGTTACCTCAACCTCCATTTTCACCTAGGTAACAAAAAGTCATTTTTCAGCTTCACGAATCACATTTCATAAGATTTTCTTTTATAATGGCTTATAATGCCAATTGGTTCAAAGTACTTAATTTAAATAGATTCTCCTTAGGAAAACTcactttttatgttttttgtcAGAACCATTTTGTTTCTGTTCTAGAAAAACACAACTTACTCTACTCCGAATCCTTGTTGATTCCATGGTTGTCCGTATACCCCATAAGGCGGTACTTGCCACCCATTTGCCATATACTGTCCATACTGTTGTGGGTTTCCATAAACTTGGCTCCACTGGCCCCACTGGCTATAGTCAACCTAGGAAAAAACAAATGGCTGTTTTAGTGAACAAGTAAGAAACACCGTATTTGAAGAAAGAGTGGGAGACAAGGAAGAGAAAAACTAAGTAAGCACCCTTATGTGAATAGGACTCTGTTATTTATCATTGTCTAAGTTTATTGGGGTGGTGACACCTGTGAAAAGAAAGTATTAAGATTCAGTTAATACCGCAAAgacaatcacttttgaaatagCATTAATAACATCAATTGAAAGCAGCTatgtgctgtattttttttttttttttgctggtttaTTTTACACTTTGCAAAGCTTTTGTGCAGATATGTAAGATGGAAACTTTAAAGTGTTCTACGAAAGATCGAATTACCTGTTGGAAGTTTTTAGTCATATCAGGAGATTCTTTACCCCAATAGCATTTAACAACATGTCCTTCAATCGTGGTACCATTCACTGAGACAATGGCATGGGCTGCACTTTCGTGGGTTGAAAATCtgagagaggaagaaaacaaggttttgccttttattttttaattacttaataATGTAAAAATTCATTAGTTTATACTTGTCAACATGGTATTTTTCCTCAAGTACATTATACAAGTAGTTGAAAGTTCTACATTGCAAAGAAGCACTAAATTAACAAACTGATAACCTTGGGGCCAAATAATCAAAAACAGTGGGTCAAACAGAAAAGTAATAATGATACTACAGGTTGGATTTTACCTGACGAATGAATAGCCCTTCTCTGGAAAAACTCTTATTTCCATAATTTGTCCAAATGGTGAGAATGTCTGTCGCATAAGCtgatctgaaaaacaaaaacataaaatatttaaggCTCAGGCATATCCTGAAATAGCACTGATAGTGACGACACTCCACGGAGCAGGCGATTAGAGGACAAGACCCTGTACCTGTTAACCCAGAAGCAATTCCTCCACAGTAGACAGTACAATTCTTTGGACTTGACTGGTTGACTACATCTTCAAATCTCAACTGTTTAGTGTTGTCtgtatgcagaaaaaaaaagaaaaactaattgtTATACGATATTGCAAAGCTATCTTCTGTTAATCACCACGTACTTTCACATACATAcgtaacatttta encodes:
- the TIAL1 gene encoding nucleolysin TIAR isoform X3, which produces MITEQPDSRRVNSSVGFSVLQHTSNDPYCFVEFYEHRDAAAALAAMNGRKILGKEVKVNWATTPSSQKKDTSNHFHVFVGDLSPEITTEDIKSAFAPFGKISDARVVKDMATGKSKGYGFVSFYNKLDAENAIVHMGGQWLGGRQIRTNWATRKPPAPKSTQENNTKQLRFEDVVNQSSPKNCTVYCGGIASGLTDQLMRQTFSPFGQIMEIRVFPEKGYSFVRFSTHESAAHAIVSVNGTTIEGHVVKCYWGKESPDMTKNFQQVDYSQWGQWSQVYGNPQQYGQYMANGWQVPPYGVYGQPWNQQGFGVDQSPSAAWMGGFGAQPPQGQAPPPVIPPPNQAGYGMASYQTQ
- the TIAL1 gene encoding nucleolysin TIAR isoform X5, with the protein product MDARVVKDMATGKSKGYGFVSFYNKLDAENAIVHMGGQWLGGRQIRTNWATRKPPAPKSTQENNTKQLRFEDVVNQSSPKNCTVYCGGIASGLTDQLMRQTFSPFGQIMEIRVFPEKGYSFVRFSTHESAAHAIVSVNGTTIEGHVVKCYWGKESPDMTKNFQQVDYSQWGQWSQVYGNPQQYGQYMANGWQVPPYGVYGQPWNQQGFGVDQSPSAAWMGGFGAQPPQGQAPPPVIPPPNQAGYGMASYQTQ
- the TIAL1 gene encoding nucleolysin TIAR isoform X2; amino-acid sequence: MMEDDGQPRTLYVGNLSRDVTEVLILQLFSQIGPCKSCKMITEHTSNDPYCFVEFYEHRDAAAALAAMNGRKILGKEVKVNWATTPSSQKKDTSNHFHVFVGDLSPEITTEDIKSAFAPFGKISDARVVKDMATGKSKGYGFVSFYNKLDAENAIVHMGGQWLGGRQIRTNWATRKPPAPKSTQENNTKQLRFEDVVNQSSPKNCTVYCGGIASGLTDQLMRQTFSPFGQIMEIRVFPEKGYSFVRFSTHESAAHAIVSVNGTTIEGHVVKCYWGKESPDMTKNFQQVDYSQWGQWSQVYGNPQQYGQYMANGWQVPPYGVYGQPWNQQGFGVDQSPSAAWMGGFGAQPPQGQAPPPVIPPPNQAGYGMASYQTQ
- the TIAL1 gene encoding nucleolysin TIAR isoform X4, with the protein product MNGRKILGKEVKVNWATTPSSQKKDTSNHFHVFVGDLSPEITTEDIKSAFAPFGKISDARVVKDMATGKSKGYGFVSFYNKLDAENAIVHMGGQWLGGRQIRTNWATRKPPAPKSTQENNTKQLRFEDVVNQSSPKNCTVYCGGIASGLTDQLMRQTFSPFGQIMEIRVFPEKGYSFVRFSTHESAAHAIVSVNGTTIEGHVVKCYWGKESPDMTKNFQQVDYSQWGQWSQVYGNPQQYGQYMANGWQVPPYGVYGQPWNQQGFGVDQSPSAAWMGGFGAQPPQGQAPPPVIPPPNQAGYGMASYQTQ